Proteins from a single region of Megachile rotundata isolate GNS110a chromosome 7, iyMegRotu1, whole genome shotgun sequence:
- the LOC100879400 gene encoding protein Wnt-11b-1 isoform X1 yields the protein MFGMNRSGAKAWLLLFLLLVQGGKCIKWLALGRTGDDFIWTRETCTSAKSSGLLERKQARACRAAPDVMPSLVQAAKDTSTVCQQAFRYRRWNCSSIERAPNYTPELLTGTREQAFVYAMSAAAAVWRLARGCALGNLAACSCATPPRREPPSPSALISPSSFTATSVSFGPPSARNSFKWGGCGDDVRSASRIAKRFLQGATPPGTGVTAKFMHAVNMHNNRAGRRAVEQSLTLECKCHGVSGSCSVRTCWRGLGSSGPVAAGSRLLRRYATAAEVRPRSGGRLPPLYHHDNLLYTTKSPDYCLPDKKRGSLGTVGRQCNGSSTGYEGCEYLCCGRGHTTKTEEVLERCDCKYISCCYVKCKTCRKVIKTYECK from the exons ATGTTTGGAATGAACAGAAGCGGCGCTAAAGCTTGGTTGCTGCTTTTCCTCTTGCTGGTTCAAGGTGGCAAGTGCATCAAGTGGCT AGCTCTCGGTCGAACAGGAGACGATTTTATATGGACACGGGAGACATGTACCAGTGCGAAAAGCTCCGGTCTTTTAGAAAGAAAACAAGCAAGAGCATGTAGAGCAGCGCCAGACGTGATGCCCAGCTTAGTGCAAGCAGCGAAGGATACTTCGACTGTGTGTCAGCAAGCATTTCGATATCGTAGGTGGAATTGCAGCAGCATTGAACGTGCACCGAATTATACTCCCGAATTACTTACGG GTACCAGAGAACAGGCGTTCGTTTACGCAATGTCGGCTGCAGCAGCAGTTTGGAGGCTCGCAAGAGGATGTGCTTTGGGTAATCTCGCAGCTTGTTCGTGTGCAACTCCACCACGAAGAGAACCACCTTCGCCGTCTGCACTGATTTCACCTTCCTCTTTTACCGCCACGTCGGTTTCTTTTGGACCTCCATCGGCTAGGAACTCCTTTAAATGGGGAGGTTGCGGAGACGACGTTAGATCCGCGTCCCGGATAGCCAAGAGATTTCTTCAGGGTGCTACTCCTCCTGGTACAGGCGTCACTGCGAAATTTATGCACGCCGTTAATATGCACAACAACCGTGCTGGTCGGAGG GCAGTAGAACAGTCCTTAACGTTGGAATGCAAATGCCACGGAGTTTCTGGATCGTGTAGCGTGCGAACCTGTTGGAGAGGACTCGGTTCTTCGGGACCTGTTGCCGCCGGAAGTCGTCTACTCCGAAGATACGCGACAGCGGCAGAAGTTAGACCAAGATCAGGTGGAAGGTTACCACCACTATATCACCACGATAATCTATTATATACCACTAAAAGCCCCGATTACTGTCTTCCCGATAAAAAGAGAGGAAGTCTCGGAACTGTTGGCAG ACAATGTAATGGCAGCAGTACGGGTTACGAAGGTTGCGAATATCTCTGCTGTGGTCGAGGTCACACAACTAAAACAGAAGAGGTTCTAGAAAGATGTGACTGCAAGTATATTAGCTGTTGCTATGTAAAATGCAAGACATGCAgaaaagtcataaaaacgtaCGAGTGCAagtga
- the LOC100879400 gene encoding protein Wnt-11b-2 isoform X2, whose amino-acid sequence MPSLVQAAKDTSTVCQQAFRYRRWNCSSIERAPNYTPELLTGTREQAFVYAMSAAAAVWRLARGCALGNLAACSCATPPRREPPSPSALISPSSFTATSVSFGPPSARNSFKWGGCGDDVRSASRIAKRFLQGATPPGTGVTAKFMHAVNMHNNRAGRRAVEQSLTLECKCHGVSGSCSVRTCWRGLGSSGPVAAGSRLLRRYATAAEVRPRSGGRLPPLYHHDNLLYTTKSPDYCLPDKKRGSLGTVGRQCNGSSTGYEGCEYLCCGRGHTTKTEEVLERCDCKYISCCYVKCKTCRKVIKTYECK is encoded by the exons ATGCCCAGCTTAGTGCAAGCAGCGAAGGATACTTCGACTGTGTGTCAGCAAGCATTTCGATATCGTAGGTGGAATTGCAGCAGCATTGAACGTGCACCGAATTATACTCCCGAATTACTTACGG GTACCAGAGAACAGGCGTTCGTTTACGCAATGTCGGCTGCAGCAGCAGTTTGGAGGCTCGCAAGAGGATGTGCTTTGGGTAATCTCGCAGCTTGTTCGTGTGCAACTCCACCACGAAGAGAACCACCTTCGCCGTCTGCACTGATTTCACCTTCCTCTTTTACCGCCACGTCGGTTTCTTTTGGACCTCCATCGGCTAGGAACTCCTTTAAATGGGGAGGTTGCGGAGACGACGTTAGATCCGCGTCCCGGATAGCCAAGAGATTTCTTCAGGGTGCTACTCCTCCTGGTACAGGCGTCACTGCGAAATTTATGCACGCCGTTAATATGCACAACAACCGTGCTGGTCGGAGG GCAGTAGAACAGTCCTTAACGTTGGAATGCAAATGCCACGGAGTTTCTGGATCGTGTAGCGTGCGAACCTGTTGGAGAGGACTCGGTTCTTCGGGACCTGTTGCCGCCGGAAGTCGTCTACTCCGAAGATACGCGACAGCGGCAGAAGTTAGACCAAGATCAGGTGGAAGGTTACCACCACTATATCACCACGATAATCTATTATATACCACTAAAAGCCCCGATTACTGTCTTCCCGATAAAAAGAGAGGAAGTCTCGGAACTGTTGGCAG ACAATGTAATGGCAGCAGTACGGGTTACGAAGGTTGCGAATATCTCTGCTGTGGTCGAGGTCACACAACTAAAACAGAAGAGGTTCTAGAAAGATGTGACTGCAAGTATATTAGCTGTTGCTATGTAAAATGCAAGACATGCAgaaaagtcataaaaacgtaCGAGTGCAagtga
- the LOC100879286 gene encoding EF-hand domain-containing family member C2 isoform X3, with protein MPDPARFRFYDIIDLNIGKELEIFGRVYKVVDCDQFTRRFLQRMGIPVPDPINIPKDPYSELLKRETYPKKPNRRIDTRGDFLKYDRQVLRFYGYWDDTINLYGLVHDLEIYYYLADDTMQIKENVPPNSGRDSGFMFLRRMKVPKFYVELAPIGEQDPFTVLNVMGEDAQNAFYTVDPLYPKKKGKEFYKDNELSIGAEINVFGRKIVITDMDAFTKEYYRKKYGLNDFTPLERPPTNGEVGMEVKKYIPPYNGYGSYEDSLGNCFSVLPKPPKTDMIKFLYYDKQGFDSYVLRFRAKLISNIPENEDRLFIIRVFLMDDAISIFELARRNSGFKRCLFQKKMRVMLPNQEIFASEEPKYYKPEDFYIGARVNLNGFIFEMTTADIYALRYMELNCDKFPKANAKLIMEKLREILRPVYKEFVQQYVPTEKGEGDYQVLPYENLRKAIHQYADGKITEHEIITIARHFTSYDKKEFFNREYIRRIIHTEILRHLWIDFDRLEEDLHHWDRKRSGFLPRNTVFTALRGARVPLDVELINAVLDCVHKKEDGEVDYIDLLTLMNTKINPAPPVVPTNIKAEFWWVSEKEPDALVAINCCAFLKELNIKDEEKEEIIKSPDTEISDTACKKFIK; from the exons ATGCCTGATCCAGCGAGATTCAGATTTTATGATATCATTGATTTAAATATTGGCAAAGAACTGGAAATATTTGGGAGAGTTTACAAAGTTGTAGACTGTGATCAATTTACCAGGAGGTTTCTACAACGTATGGGAATACCAGTACCAGATCCCATCAATATACCAAAAGATCCATATTCGGAATTGCTAAAACGT GAAACATATCCGAAGAAACCTAATCGAAGAATTGACACTCGCggcgattttttaaaatatgatagaCAAGTACTTCGATTTTACGGTTACTGGGATGATACGATAAATCTTTATGGTCTCGTTCACGATCTCGAGATTTATTATTATCTCGCTGATGACACAATGCAAATTAAAGAGAATGTGCCACCAAATTCTGGACGAGATTCAGGTTTCATGTTTCTGCGACGAATGAAGGTTCCCAAA TTTTACGTTGAACTCGCACCAATTGGAGAACAAGATCCTTTTACTGTTCTAAATGTTATGGGAGAAGATGCACAGAATGCTTTTTACACAGTAGATCCTTTGTATCCGAAGAAAAAAGGCAAGGAATTTTATAAAGATAATGAACTCAGCATCGGTGCTGAAATAAACGTTTTTGGAAGGAAGATTGTTATAACGGATATGGACGCTTTTACGAAGGAATATTACAG GAAAAAGTATGGTTTGAACGATTTTACGCCTTTGGAGAGACCTCCAACGAATGGCGAAGTTGGTATGGAAGTAAAAAAGTATATTCCACCGTACAATGGCTATGGATCATATGAAGATTCTCTCGGAAATTGTTTCAGTGTATTACCGAAACCGCCTAAAACAGatatgattaaatttttatattacgacAA GCAAGGTTTCGATAGCTACGTTTTGAGATTCAGAGCGAAATTAATATCGAACATACCGGAAAATGAAGATCGATTGTTCATTATCAGAGTTTTTTTAATGGACGACGCTATTTCTATTTTTGAACTGGCGAGAAGAAATTCAG GTTTTAAACGGTGTCTGTTCCAGAAGAAAATGCGTGTAATGTTACCGAATCAAGAGATATTTGCAAGCGAAGAACCGAAATATTACAAACCAGAAGATTTCTACATCGGCGCACGTGTAAACTTGAATGGTTTTATTTTCGAAATGACCACCGCCGATATTTATGCTCTTCGCTACATGGAATTGAATTGCGATAAG TTTCCAAAAGCTAATGCTAAATTAATTATGGAAAAATTACGAGAAATCTTAAGACCAGTTTATAAAGAGTTTGTACAACAATACGTACCTACGGAAAAAGGCGAAGGAGATTATCAAGTACTACCTTACGAAAATTTGAG aaaagcTATACATCAATATGCAGATGGAAAAATAACAGAACATGAAATAATTACGATTGCACGACACTTTACTTCTTACGATAAAAAAGAATTCTTTAATCGagaatacataag GAGAATAATACATACAGAAATTTTACGACATTTGTGGATCGATTTTGATCGTCTGGAAGAAGATTTGCATCATTGGGATAGAAAAAGGTCGGGATTTTTACCTCGCAATACGGTTTTTACTGCACTTCGTGGAGCTAGAGTCCCACTGGATGTTGAACTTATAAATGCCGTGCTCGATTG TGTTCACAAAAAAGAGGACGGAGAAGTTGATTACATTGACTTACTGACACTTATGAACACAAAAATCAATCCTGCTCCTCCGGTAGTACCAACAAATATCAAG GCGGAATTTTGGTGGGTGTCGGAAAAAGAACCGGATGCCCTAGTTGCCATAAATTGTTGTGCCTTCCTGAAAGAATTAAACATCAaagacgaagaaaaagaagaaattataaaatctccCGATACGGAGATATCTGACACTGCgtgtaagaaatttataaaataa